A stretch of the Nicotiana tabacum cultivar K326 chromosome 6, ASM71507v2, whole genome shotgun sequence genome encodes the following:
- the LOC107802499 gene encoding auxin-responsive protein IAA27, producing MSIPFEHDYIGLSEASLMERNSDKNSDVLNLKETELRLGLPGTEETNTGLNPSNNFISRTKRGFSDAIDASGKWDLSINCRSETDWRKEDLLFSPKGSNGSSKPTPSIENSAPQTSKAQVVGWPPIRSFRKNTLATKKNDAEGKSGSGCLYVKVRMDGAPYLRKVDIKTYSDYGELSSALEKMFSCFSIGQCTSDRLPGQEELSESHLMDLVNGSEYVLTYEDKDGDWMLVGDVPWEMFIDSCKRLRIMKSSEAIGLAPRAIHKCKNKN from the exons ATGTCTATACCATTCGAACATGATTATATAGGTTTATCAGAAGCTTCTTTAATGGAAAGAAATtctgataaaaatagtgatgttCTTAACCTTAAGGAGACTGAGCTAAGACTTGGGTTACCGGGTACTGAGGAAACAAATACGGGTCTTAACCCTTCAAACAATTTTATATCAAGAACCAAAAGGGGTTTTTCTGATGCCATTGATGcttctggaaaatgggatttgTCCATTAATTGCAGATCAGAAACTGATTGGAGAAAAGAAGACTTGTTATTTTCCCCCAAAGGAAGTAATGGAAGCTCAAAGCCAACTCCATCAATTGAAAATAGTGCTCCTCAGACTTCAAA GGCACAAGTAGTAGGATGGCCACCAATTAGATCATTCCGCAAAAATACACTGGCCACCAAAAAGAATGATGCTGAAGGAAAATCAGGTTCAGGTTGCCTTTATGTGAAAGTTAGAATGGATGGTGCTCCATATTTGAGAAAGGTTGATATCAAAACTTACAGCGACTATGGGGAGCTCTCATCAGCACTTGAAAAGATGTTCAGCTGCTTTAGTATTG GGCAGTGCACCAGTGATAGACTTCCAGGGCAGGAGGAACTTAGTGAAAGTCACTTGATGGATCTAGTCAATGGTTCTGAGTATGTGCTGACTTATGAAGATAAAGATGGCGATTGGATGCTTGTAGGAGATGTTCCTTGGGA GATGTTCATAGACTCATGCAAGAGATTGCGGATCATGAAAAGCTCAGAGGCAATTGGGCTAG CTCCAAGGGCTATACACAAGTGCAAGAACAAAAACTAG